DNA sequence from the bacterium genome:
GCCTCGCGGAGCTCGTCCTGCATGAGCTGGAGTTGCTGCCGCTCGCTGCGCGCGCGCAGCGTGGCGCGGCGGGCCGCCGCGGCCTCGCCGGTGAACGTCCACGTCGACTCCGCCTCCAGCGTTCCGTCGGCGGCGAGCGACGCCTTGGTCGTCGTCAGGATGGTCCGCTCCTGCGCGGCGGGAAGCGAGAAGACCGGGGGCGTCGCGGCCTTGTCGTCCGTGAACGGGACGCAGAGCAGTTCGCGCGCCTGGAACGGGATCGCGCCGACGGGAAGGTCGGCGCCGGGCGCCCAGAAGACCGGGCCGTCCTCGGTCTGGACCTGCAGCATCAGGTCGGTCATGTCGAGGTAGGAGCTCGGCGGGAGCGTCGTGCCGTCGTTGCGCCGGTGGAATCCCACGGGAATGGTCTTGACGCCGACGGCGCGGAGCATCGTCATCGCCACCATGGCGACGTCGGCCGTGCTGCCGACGCCCGCGGCGAGCGCGTTGTCGGCGCTCTCGTTGTACGGATACGCGCTCGTGCCTTCGACGCGGATTCGCCCGAGCAGCTCCTTGCGGATCGCCTCGATCTTGGCGAGGGCCGTCTTCTCCTTCCCCGCGATCCTCTCCGCGAGGTCCTTCGCGGCGTGCGACCGGCGCCGCTCGTAGATCTTCGCCCACTCGTCCAGCTGGCTGGCCTTGCCCCGGAAGAAGCCGTACGCCTCCTGCGCGGCGGACATCCCCGCGTAGGACGTCTGCGCGACGACGATCCGCGCGACGCGGTCGGGGTACGGCGGCATGTTCGGCTCGTCCGGCTCGGGCGGCATGTTGCGCGCGGAGAAGCTCATCACGCGTCGCCCGGCGGTCGGGATCGGCGCGCCGAGCTCGGCCGGCATCGGAATGCTGGACAAAAAGTGGTCGGACGGAATGTGGAGCGGGAAGACGCGCAGGAAGGAGCGCGTGGAGTTCGGAACGAGCGTGACGAAGCGCGCTTCGAGGACCGGCAGGCGTTCCTGGATCTCGAGGTCCTCGCCGACCAAGCCGCGCATCTTGTACTGGAGGTCGAGGATCGCTCCCGGGACCGCGCCGGGGAAGGAGATGGTGAGCAGGCGGTACCCCTTGGCGGTCACCTCGTACTTGACGTTGTCGGAGGCGTCGATTTCCCGCCCGTCCGGCAGGGTCACGCGGGCCATCGCCCCTTCGTACTTCGTGTCCTCGCCGTACGGCAGTTCGATCTTGCGCGAGGAGTAGTCCGCGACCCCCGCGGCGTTGAGCAGCTTGACGCGGCGGAAGAAGGTCGTGTGGAAGCAGTTGTTCGGCGAGCAGTCCAGCCGGTATTCGAGCTGCTCGCCCTTGAGCAGCACGACGGCCGGCGCTCCCTTGGCGAACGAGACTTCGGCGAGCGCCTTCTCCTCGGCGGCGACCGGCGGGAGGCTCTGGCCGCTGAAAACGAGCGTATCGACGTCGCGGGTATCGTTCTCCGCCCGCGCGGCGCCGCAGAGGGCGGCGCAGGCGAGCGCGGCGAGGAGGAGTCGTCGGAATGCGGAATCGGTCTTCATTGGTCTCCGCTCCTCAGTCGAAGAGGGCGACGCCGTCGGCTTCGAGGCGTCTCAGCGCGGACATCCGCTCGCGGAAGGAGGCGAAC
Encoded proteins:
- a CDS encoding DUF3857 and transglutaminase domain-containing protein; its protein translation is MKTDSAFRRLLLAALACAALCGAARAENDTRDVDTLVFSGQSLPPVAAEEKALAEVSFAKGAPAVVLLKGEQLEYRLDCSPNNCFHTTFFRRVKLLNAAGVADYSSRKIELPYGEDTKYEGAMARVTLPDGREIDASDNVKYEVTAKGYRLLTISFPGAVPGAILDLQYKMRGLVGEDLEIQERLPVLEARFVTLVPNSTRSFLRVFPLHIPSDHFLSSIPMPAELGAPIPTAGRRVMSFSARNMPPEPDEPNMPPYPDRVARIVVAQTSYAGMSAAQEAYGFFRGKASQLDEWAKIYERRRSHAAKDLAERIAGKEKTALAKIEAIRKELLGRIRVEGTSAYPYNESADNALAAGVGSTADVAMVAMTMLRAVGVKTIPVGFHRRNDGTTLPPSSYLDMTDLMLQVQTEDGPVFWAPGADLPVGAIPFQARELLCVPFTDDKAATPPVFSLPAAQERTILTTTKASLAADGTLEAESTWTFTGEAAAARRATLRARSERQQLQLMQDELREA